The DNA sequence TGATGTAATTCGGTCGGTTTAATGTCCAAGATGTTGTGCTCACCGGTAGAGATCAAACCACCCGCTTGCTCAACCAAAAGACCCATTGGGTTCGCTTCGTATAACAAGCGTAACTTATAAGGTTTTTCAGGCTTATCAGTATGTGCAGGGTAAGTGAAAATACCACCTCGGCACAATATGCGATGAACGTCACCCACCATGCAGGCAATCCAGCGCATGTTGAAGTTTTTACCACGAATACCTTGTTTGCCATCCAAAATGTCTCGGATGTAACGCTGCATCGGAATTTCCCACTTGTGCTGATTTGAGCTGTTGATAGCAAACTCTTGAGTTTCTTCTGGAATTTGAATATTTTCACGAGTTTTTAGGAATGAACCATGGGTCTTGTCTAAGGTGTAGAAATCCACGCCATTACCAGTTGTTAATGCAAGAATAGTTGACGGACCATACATCACATAACCCGCTGCAACTTGGTTGCGTCCTGGCTGTAAAAAGTCATCGATAGTGATTGGCGCGCCGTCCAGCTTTTCCTCAGGTACAGGTAGGATAGAAAAAATAGTACCCGTTAAGCTGTTCACATCTATATTAGAGCTACCGTCGAGTGGATCAAATGCCACCAAAAAGCGACCACCATGCTCTCCTTCAACAATGTCGTCTTCCTCTTCCGAGGCAATCGCGCGTACAAAGCCCGATTCTAATAACATGTCTTTTAATAGCTGATTGGATAACACGTCTAGCTTTTTTTGTGTCTCACCCTGGATGTTTTCATTTAAAGTGGAACCTAGTACACCTGATAAGTCAGCTTGACCGACGCGAAATGAGATGTCTTTACAGGCCGCCAAAATGGTTCGAATTAAAGAGA is a window from the Psychrosphaera ytuae genome containing:
- a CDS encoding class 1 fructose-bisphosphatase — translated: MQRLAPELRKDGVELDLISLIRTILAACKDISFRVGQADLSGVLGSTLNENIQGETQKKLDVLSNQLLKDMLLESGFVRAIASEEEDDIVEGEHGGRFLVAFDPLDGSSNIDVNSLTGTIFSILPVPEEKLDGAPITIDDFLQPGRNQVAAGYVMYGPSTILALTTGNGVDFYTLDKTHGSFLKTRENIQIPEETQEFAINSSNQHKWEIPMQRYIRDILDGKQGIRGKNFNMRWIACMVGDVHRILCRGGIFTYPAHTDKPEKPYKLRLLYEANPMGLLVEQAGGLISTGEHNILDIKPTELHQRVPVILGSKQEVKICLDYHNQ